A segment of the Streptomyces sp. P9-A2 genome:
TGGCTCGTCACCCGGCGTACGGTCACCGAGACCCGCCTCGGCCGGTGGACCCTGCCTCCGGGCACCGAACTCGCCTACTGCCAGCATGCCCTCCATCGCGACCCCGAGTTGTTCCCCGATCCATCGGCCTTCGTACCGGACCGGTGGCTGGACGGCGGTCCGCCGCCGGGCTTCCTCCCCTTCGGCGCGGGCAAACACAAGTGCATCGGCGACCGTTTCGCCCTCACCGAACTGGTCACCGCCCTCGCGACGATCCTGCGCAGGGTCCGGCTGACCCTGTCCCCCGGTCAGATCGTCGAGCCGGTGGCCCGTGCCACCGTCCGCCCTCGCAGGCTGGTCATGACCGTGCGGCCCCGCAACGGCTGACCTCGTGGGGCGCAGCCGGGCCGGCAGACCGGCGGCGGCCCCGTCCAGGGGGCGTGGCCCGGCAGCCGCGCCCCCTCGTCGGCACGTGACCGGATGCGGGCTCGCGCAGGTCGCGCGAACCTGGAGGGGTCGCCCGGTCGCGCCGCCCCGGTGGGGCCGTGGGAGCCGGGTCGTCCGACACCGAGCCGAGGAGAGACGAAAGCCCATGCCTCACATCACCGTGGGACGCGAGAACTCCACCGACATCGAGCTCTACTACGAAGACCACGGATCCGGACAGCCCGTGGTCCTCATCCACGGGTTCCCGCTCGACGGCGACTCCTGGGAGAAGCAGTCCGCCGCGCTGCTCGACGCCGGGTACCGCGTGATCACCTACGACCGGCGCGGGTTCGGACGGTCGGGCCGGCCGACGACGGGCTACGACTACGACACCTTCGCCGCCGACCTGAACACGGTCCTGGAGACCCTCGACGTCTCGGACGCCGTACTCGTCGGGTTCTCCATGGGCACCGGTGAAGTCGCCCGCTACGTCAGCCGGTTCGGCTCGGGCCGGATCGCCAAGGTGGCCTTCCTGGCCTCGCTGGAACCCTTTCTGCTGAAGACCGACGACAACCCGGCCGGCGCGGCGCCCCGCGAGTTCTTCGAGGGCATCTCGTCGGCGGTGAAGGCGGACCGGTACGCGTACTACACGTCGTTCTTCAAGGACTTCTACAACCTCGACGAGAACCTCGGCAGCCGGATCAGCCCGGAAGCCGTTCGCAACAGCTGGTGCACGGCTTCCTCCGGCGGGTTCTTCGCCGCGGCGGCCGCGCCGATGACATGGTTCACCGACTTCCGGGGCGACATCCCCGCCATCGACGTACCCGCCCTGATCCTGCACGGTACGGCGGACAACATCCTGCCGATCGAATCGACCGGGCGCCCGTTCCACCAGGCACTGCCGAGCGCCGAGTACGTGGAGATCGAGGGCGCCCCGCACGGCCTGCTGTGGACGCATGCCGAGGAGGTCAACCGGGCGCTGCTGTCCTTCCTCGGCAAGTCGGCCTGACGGCCCGACCGCCTCGCCGCCTCGCCGCCTCGACGCCTCGACGCCTGACGCGAGGTGCTGCTGCGGGGCCGGCGGCCCACGTCGCCGAACCCGTCGCGCCGGACGCGCCCGATGAGTCGGGTACGTCCGGCGCGTGGAACGGAGCACACGTTCCCGGGGCGAGGCGGAGGCCGCCGGGGCCGGTCAGCGGAGCACGCGGAGCGCTCCGGGGAGGACCCTGAGCGTCACCGGGAGAACCGCCTCGACCTCGCCGTCCGCCCCGTAGGGGACGTCCCGGTCGGCGAGGATGCGGATCTCCTTGCCACGCAGGATCCGCACCTGGGGCCGGTGGACGTGGACACCGGTCCTGAGGTCGTTCATCAGGCTGAAGAACAGCCGCCGTGGGGCGTCCGCGATCATCACGATCTCCAGGACTCCGTCGTCGACGCGTGCGTCGGGGGCGATGACACGGCCCGATCCGTAGTAGCCGGAGTTGGCGGCGACCACGGTGTATCCGGTGTGGGTGTGTTCCTCGCCGTCCACCGTGACCCGGTAGCGCGCCGCCCGCCAGCCGGTGACCGCGCGCAGGCCGCCGGCGTAGTAGGAGGCGGAGCCGCGCAGCAGCCGGGACCGGTTGGCGTGACGGTTGGCGAGCGCGTCCACGCCGGCGTAGACGCTGCCGAGGACGACGGCGCGGTCGTGGACGGCGGACTCGACCTCGATGGTGTCGACCGGCCGCGGTTCGTTGTGCAGCAGTATCCGGGCCAGGGCCGCGGGGTCGGCGGGCAGGCCCAGGGCACGGGCGAAGTCGTTGCCGCGGCCCGCCGGTACGAGACCGAGGATCGCGCCGGTTCCGCTGAGCGCGCCGCCGGTGGCTCCGGCGATGCCGTCTCCGCCGACCGCCAGCACCACCCGGCCCCGTCGGCCCGCCTCGCGGGCCAGTTCCCGCGCGTGGGCCAGGCTGCGGCTGTACTCCGTGTGCAGTTCGGCGCCGGCCTCCCGGAGCAGGCGCGCGAGGGCGAGCAGCGCGGCCGCTCCGGTGGATCCGCCCGCGGTGGGATTGACGACGGCGGTGAACTGTCGCATCGGGTGCCTCCGGGCGGGCCGACGGGATGGGGAGGGGACGTGGTCTGGCGGGGCGGTCGGGCGGCTGGAGGACGGGCGGTCGTCCGATGGGACAGCAGCCGGCGGGCCGTATGCCGGTCCGTGATCCGTATGCCGGTCCGTGATCCGCGTGTCAGTCCGTGGGCAGGAGGACGCCGGGGCTGAGGATTCCGGCCGGGTCCAGGCGCTGCTTCACGGCGCGCAGGGCGTCGGTGCCCAGCGGGCCGATCTCGCGGACGTACCAGTCCCGGTGGTCGGTGCCGACGGCGTGGTGGTGGGTGATCGTGCCGCCGGCGGCGAGGATCGCCTCGTTGGCCGCGTGCTTGGCGCGCGTCCAGTGCGCCACGGGGTCGCCGTCGCCCTGGGCCGAGACCACGGTGAAGTACAGCGAGGCGCCGTTCTCGTAGATGTGGGAGATGTGGCACATCACCAGGGGCGGGGTGCCGGCCCGGGTGAGTGTGCCGGTGAGGGCGTCGCGGACGGCGGTGTACAGCTCGGGCACACGGGACCAGAAGGTCGCGGTCTCCAGTGTCTCGGCCAGCGCCCCGGCGTCGAGGAGGGAGTCGCGCAGATACGGGGCCGAGAAGCGGCCGTGCGCCCAGTTCCGGCCGGTCTCCTCGCCCAGCGGGGTCCCGCCGCACGCGCGCAGGACGGCCGCGGCGCCCTGTCTGCGGTACGCGGTGTCCTCCTCCGTTCCCTCGTAGCCGGCGACGGCCGTGCATCCGGCGGGCTGCGCGGTGCCGGAGCCGATCGCCTCGGGCTGGGCGAGGCCGATCAGCGTCTCGGTCTCGTCGGACAGCCGCAGCACGGTGGGGCGCGGCCCGTCCTGGGCGAGGCGGCGCAGCGCGGCGGCCCCCTGCTCGAAGGAGTCGAAGCGCCAGCCCTCGTGGACACGGGTCCGGGGGACGGGCCGGATCCGTACGGTCACCGACGTGATGACGCCGAAGGCGCCCTCGGACCCCAGGACGAGCTGGCGCAGGTCGGGGCCGGCCGCCGAGCGCGGGGCCCGGCCGGTGTCGAGGGTGCCTTCGGGGGTGGCGAGGGTGAGGGCGAGCACCATTTCGTCGAAGCGGCCGTAGCCGGCGGACGCCTGGCCGCTGGAGCGGGTGGCGGCGAAGCCGCCGATGGTGGCCCACTCGTAGGACTGGGGGAAGTGACCGAGGGTGAAGCCGTGTTCGGCTAGCAGCGCCTCGGCCTGCGGGGCGCGCAGGCCGGGTTGCAGGGTGGCGGTGCGGGAGACCGGGTCCAGGGCGAGCAGGCGGTCCATGCGCCGCAGGTCCAGGGCGACGAAGGGGCGCGGCCGGCCGGGGGTGAGTCCGCCGACGACGGAGGTGCCACCGCCGAACGGCACCACGGCCAGGCCGTGTTCGGCGCAGGCGCGCAGGACGGCGAGCACCTGGTCGTGGCTCGCGGGGTACAGGACGGCCTCGGGGAGGCCGGTGACGTCGCCGTCCCGGATGCGCAGCAGGTCGGGGGTGGACTTGCCGCGGGTGTGCCGGATCCGGGTCTCCGGGTCGGTGCGCACGGGGTCCTCGCCGCCGTTCGCACCACCGCCCGTGCCCTCGTCCGAACCGTCCAGGGCGGCGGCCAGCGCACGGCGCGCCGCGGGCTCCAACCGGGGTTCGGGGACGGTCACTTCGCCGAGGGTGACCGGTGTGTTCGGGCGCGGCTTGACACCGAGCATGTCGCGCAGGAGTCCGATCACGGTGTCGGGCAGCGGCTTGGCCCTGGCCGGGTCGCCCCAGCCGCTCCACAGCATGTCCATGACTGTCGTCCTCACCGGTCGAGGGGAACGAGGCCGTCACCGACGGCCTCACGTGGCGTTACACTGTGACACATGACGCCTATTCGTCACAACCAAGCGGACAACGACGCCGTGCTCGACGCGGTGCGCGACTGTGTCCTGGCCGTCGGGGTCCGCCGCACCACGCTGACCGACGTGGCCCGCCGGGCCGGGGTCTCCCGTATGACGCTGTACCGGCGGTGGCCCGATGTGCGCACGCTGGTCGGCGATCTCATGACGCGGGAGTGGATCGGCGTGGCCACGGGGGCCGTCCCGGAGTCCCGGCCGGGACTGGCCACCCGGGCGAGGATGGTCGACGGGCTGGTGGCGGGGGTGCGTGCGTTCGGTGAGCATCCGCTCTTCCGGAAGATCGTCGGCGTGGATCCCGAACTGCTGCTGCCCTACGTGCTGGACCGGCGTGGGGCGAGCCAGGAAGCCATGCTGGAGCTGCTGGCCGACGCCCTGCGCGAGGGGCACGCCGACGGCTCGGTGCGCGCCGGGCACCCCGAACGGCAGGCGCGGGCCGTCCTGCTGGTCGTCCAGTCCTTCACCCTGTCCCTGCGGACCATGACCGACGAGGACGATCCGGACCTCACCCACGAGGCCCTCCTCGCGGAACTGCGCGACATCCTGGAGAGGACCCTCGCCCCGTGACCTCCCGCACCGGACCGGCCGCCTCCGCCCCCTCCTCGTCGTCCCTGTCCGCCGGCCGCCGCACCCGTGACCTGACCGCGGCCGTGGGCGGCGACGTCGTCGACGTCCTCGTCGTCGGGCTCGGTGCCACCGGCGCCGGGGCCGCCCTGGACGCGGCGTCCCGCGGGCTGAGCGTGGTCGC
Coding sequences within it:
- a CDS encoding alpha/beta fold hydrolase, encoding MPHITVGRENSTDIELYYEDHGSGQPVVLIHGFPLDGDSWEKQSAALLDAGYRVITYDRRGFGRSGRPTTGYDYDTFAADLNTVLETLDVSDAVLVGFSMGTGEVARYVSRFGSGRIAKVAFLASLEPFLLKTDDNPAGAAPREFFEGISSAVKADRYAYYTSFFKDFYNLDENLGSRISPEAVRNSWCTASSGGFFAAAAAPMTWFTDFRGDIPAIDVPALILHGTADNILPIESTGRPFHQALPSAEYVEIEGAPHGLLWTHAEEVNRALLSFLGKSA
- a CDS encoding diacylglycerol/lipid kinase family protein; this translates as MRQFTAVVNPTAGGSTGAAALLALARLLREAGAELHTEYSRSLAHARELAREAGRRGRVVLAVGGDGIAGATGGALSGTGAILGLVPAGRGNDFARALGLPADPAALARILLHNEPRPVDTIEVESAVHDRAVVLGSVYAGVDALANRHANRSRLLRGSASYYAGGLRAVTGWRAARYRVTVDGEEHTHTGYTVVAANSGYYGSGRVIAPDARVDDGVLEIVMIADAPRRLFFSLMNDLRTGVHVHRPQVRILRGKEIRILADRDVPYGADGEVEAVLPVTLRVLPGALRVLR
- a CDS encoding FAD-binding oxidoreductase: MDMLWSGWGDPARAKPLPDTVIGLLRDMLGVKPRPNTPVTLGEVTVPEPRLEPAARRALAAALDGSDEGTGGGANGGEDPVRTDPETRIRHTRGKSTPDLLRIRDGDVTGLPEAVLYPASHDQVLAVLRACAEHGLAVVPFGGGTSVVGGLTPGRPRPFVALDLRRMDRLLALDPVSRTATLQPGLRAPQAEALLAEHGFTLGHFPQSYEWATIGGFAATRSSGQASAGYGRFDEMVLALTLATPEGTLDTGRAPRSAAGPDLRQLVLGSEGAFGVITSVTVRIRPVPRTRVHEGWRFDSFEQGAAALRRLAQDGPRPTVLRLSDETETLIGLAQPEAIGSGTAQPAGCTAVAGYEGTEEDTAYRRQGAAAVLRACGGTPLGEETGRNWAHGRFSAPYLRDSLLDAGALAETLETATFWSRVPELYTAVRDALTGTLTRAGTPPLVMCHISHIYENGASLYFTVVSAQGDGDPVAHWTRAKHAANEAILAAGGTITHHHAVGTDHRDWYVREIGPLGTDALRAVKQRLDPAGILSPGVLLPTD
- a CDS encoding TetR/AcrR family transcriptional regulator; protein product: MTPIRHNQADNDAVLDAVRDCVLAVGVRRTTLTDVARRAGVSRMTLYRRWPDVRTLVGDLMTREWIGVATGAVPESRPGLATRARMVDGLVAGVRAFGEHPLFRKIVGVDPELLLPYVLDRRGASQEAMLELLADALREGHADGSVRAGHPERQARAVLLVVQSFTLSLRTMTDEDDPDLTHEALLAELRDILERTLAP